The genomic region TGCTTCGCTATCGCCTTCGGTCCTCCGCCTCCCTGCGCTTCCTCGTGCTTCCTTACCAGCTCTTCGCACAGCTCGTCAATTGTTCGGTGTGACATGAACGGCACCTACCTTTCACTGATTTCCAAAAGAATGCCGCCGGTGGACTTCGGGTGCACAAAAGCTATCTTCGCACCTCCGGCTCCGTACCGGGGCGTTTCGTCAATGAGCCTGATGCCCTTCTCCTTCAGCTCCGCAAGAGCGGCTTCAAGGTTTTCCACCCTGATGGCAAGGTGATGGATTCCCTCACCTTTTTTCTCGATGAACTTGGCCACGGGGCTTTCATCGGAGGTGGCCTCGAGGAGTTCAACTTCAGTATCGCCTATGGGAAGAAAAGCCGTCCTGACTTTCTGCTCCTCCACTTCTTCAACCCCAGTGCACTGGATGCCAAGGGCAGACTGCCAGAATGAGAGAGCTTCGTCGATGGATTTGACGGCAATTCCAATATGGTCTACTACTGTAGGCTTCATTCGTTTTTCCCCTTTCGATAATTTTCATTTGATGAAACAAAAGCACGCGGGCAATATCTTAACAGAAAAGCGAAAGGAAGGACTTTCAAAAAGCATAGAATACTGTATACACCAATCCGCACCCTCTCCATCTACTCCGTCCGGGTTTTGTACCATCTTTATCCGCCTGCGGAAAAATGATATAGTACTATGGAATGGGAGGGAGGAGGACGTAGTGAACCTGGTAACCTGTAAGCTGTGCGGAAGGCTTTTCAGCGCCACCCGCGGAAAAATATGCGTAACATGCCTCGATGAAATCGACGACCTTTACCCGAAAGTCCGGGAGTTTCTCAGGGATCATTCAAAAGAGAAGTACAACGTGGAACAGATTGCCAACGGCATGGATCTGGACATCCGGTATGTCCAGGCCCTTGTCGAACTCGGGTACCTCGACAGAGGAGTCGGCGCGGACCCCGAGGCGGAAGAGGAAAAAAGGCGGAAAGAAGCCCTGGCAAGACAGCTTCAGGCATCACTGGAAAACTCGGCCTCCACGAAATTGCCGGAAACTATGGGGAAAATGTACGGACAGCAGCGCTACGGAACGGGAAAGAAAAAATGAAAAAGGGGGAAGGCCCCGCACCCTTCCCCCTTTTTCTGTTCAGATTATCTGCTGGCCCGGCCTGTAGATGAGCACGGAGCAGTGGGCGTATCTCGCCACGTTCGCCGCCGTGCTTCCGACGACGAGACGCTCGATGGTGCTCTGGCCTCTGTAGCCTATGACGATGAGGTTAAAGTCGTTCTCCCTGGCATAGCTCATAATGACATCCGAAGGGTTTCCTTCCTTGACCACCATCTTGTACTCCACGTTTTCCAGCTCGGGAAGGTCCTCTTTCGTCTTTCTGAAATAGTAATCAAGCTTCTTCCGTGCAATTTCCGCCACTTCCGCGTCAATCTCGGGAGGCAGCCAGGGTTCGTACCCCCGCCAGAGGGTCGGGTGAGGCAGTACGTGGATGAACGCCGCCTCGGCCTTGAGACGGAGCGCCATGGAACATCCGTAGGCGAACACCTCCTCGGACATCTTGCTCATATCGACCGCCACAAGAATTTTTCCGGACATGGGTCTCCCTCCTCACATTCTCTTTTTCAGAGCTTGAAACACAATGTTCCTACTGTAAAATTATACGATATTTCCGGGCAGTTGTTCAATTTTTTTCTGAGAAACCTGTCGAAGTATGCTATAAATGTCTCCATATCCGGTTGTTCCTGGGGGAGGAAATTGCGTGGATTCCTGGCTGGTCGTTCTGTTCTTCACTCTTCTCGGCGCATCCCTGGGCTCTTTTCTGAACGTTGTCGCCGGGCGCAGTGTCGCGGGCACATCCTGGTGGGGCGGAAGCCGGTCCAAATGCCCCCGGTGCGGCGCCGTCCTGTGCTGGAGGGATCTCGTTCCCGTCCTGTCCTGGGTGCTTCTCCGCGGCCGCTGCCGCTATTGCGGCGGCAGAATCGCCTTCCGGTACGCGGGGGCGGAAATCTGCGGTGCCGCCATGGGAGGCCTGCTTGCCTGGCGC from Aminivibrio pyruvatiphilus harbors:
- the mce gene encoding methylmalonyl-CoA epimerase produces the protein MKPTVVDHIGIAVKSIDEALSFWQSALGIQCTGVEEVEEQKVRTAFLPIGDTEVELLEATSDESPVAKFIEKKGEGIHHLAIRVENLEAALAELKEKGIRLIDETPRYGAGGAKIAFVHPKSTGGILLEISER
- a CDS encoding universal stress protein, whose protein sequence is MSGKILVAVDMSKMSEEVFAYGCSMALRLKAEAAFIHVLPHPTLWRGYEPWLPPEIDAEVAEIARKKLDYYFRKTKEDLPELENVEYKMVVKEGNPSDVIMSYARENDFNLIVIGYRGQSTIERLVVGSTAANVARYAHCSVLIYRPGQQII